The Candidatus Defluviibacterium haderslevense DNA window TAATGGAAGACTTAAAAAAAAAGTAATTATCAATTGCTTCATATATGTACTGACATTTGGGTTTCCGAAATTTCACTCCAAATATCAGCAGCAATGGATTCAGCGGAACGATTACCGTCAGTCATAAATATTTTTTCTTTGAATTTTAATTGTTCAAATGCTTCCAGATATTTTTCTCTTACATTTCTTAGGTTTTCAATAGTTTCATATAGTTCTATTGAAGTTCTGCCTTTCTTGAGTCGCTCCATACTCAGGTCAGGCGAAATATCAATATAGATATTTAAGTCGGGACGAAGCAAGTCGGCACTTAATGAATTAGCTTGAATGACCCAATCCATATCCATATGTGTTCCATGATAGGCATAGGAAGAAAAGTAGTATCGGTCTGTAATTACAGTATATCCTTCTTCTAGTTTTTTTAATATGCCATTGGATTTATTTAGCAAATGGTCTAATCGGTCAGCAACAAAAAGTCCTGCAATGACTCGGTGATCTGCTTCAAGCTGATGATTGAAAATACTTCTGATAAGGGCGCCTATAGGACTGTCGGTCGGTTCAAAAGTGGCATACACTTTATGTCCTGCTTTTATTAATTGGTCAGCCAATAATTTGACCTGAGTACTTTTACCACTACCGTCAATGCCTTCAAAGGCTAAAAATAAGTTGTTTTTCATTATATATTGTATTTTTATGGGTCTATTTTAAAGTTTCAAAGATAAGACTAATATAAATTTTTTTTACAACGATCGTCGAAGTCTCTGACTTCGATGCTGTTGTAATATCAGATGTTATTTGCAAAGTAAATTATCGAATGAAACATCGCAGTTGCAAACTGCGATGATCCTTGGTTTAATGAAACATCACAGTTGAAAACTGCGACGATCAATGATCGAATTGTTTATATTTTATATTTAATAGATCTTATTCTGGCATTGATGGAAGGAATATGTTTTTTTTCAAGTTCGGTTAATGTCTTAGAAAATTCCTGGGTTAATTCGCTATGCACTTTTTGCATTTCAAAAAGTCCCTGAATGGAATTAACTCTAACGATTCTGGAATTGTTATTATCCAGAGCCCAATCCATTAATAATTTCCAGGCCTTAGTCAATTCAGGAGGGGTTAAGGATAGGCGAGGAATTATTTGTGCCAGATGCCATTTAAGTTCTTTATCATGAGCGACAGTACTTAAATCAAGAATTTCATGTTTGTGTTTGATTAGATAATTGGGATGTTTTAGGGTGATCTTTTCAATGGCATCTATGGCTCGCATGACTAGCAATTGGTCATCGAGAAAGATCAATTTAAATAATTCATCGAAGTCTTGTTGGTTTACAATGAGCGAGACTACGGAATTGCTTTTTCCTATGGATCGCAAGTCGCCACCTGATAATAAGTTTACGAAGTCATTCAATGATTTTAAATTGCTTATGTGTTTGATTATATTTTTTAAATATCCAGGTGTTTTATGTTGTTATTTATTTTTATAAATAATTTTAGCATTTATTTTTTGATAAATCCGAAATAGAACGTTATCAAAAATAGAACAAAATGTATGCATCCCCGGATGGCTAAAAATTCGTGCGACATGGTCCCTCCCATAAAGGGTAGATCTATTTGATGCCAGGCAAAATACCAACTGGCTCCTGATGTAACAAAGAATGCTCCTGATAAGAATTTAAAGATTTCTTTCCAATTTATTTTTTTCATCAGATCCAGATATTTTGATTTTATTTAATGTTATCGGTTGATTCACGTAAAAATATGGCAAAATATTGGTTAAGTTTGTGATAAAATGGCAATACCCAAATTTTTCAATTATTCAAAGGTAAATCAATTTTTTATATTACTTTAAACACATTGGTAAAGTACTACTTTTAAATAAAATGCAAATAAGAGTTTTTACATATTGTTGGAATTATTGCATTTCGCATTATAGATATAAAATACCAAATATACATTAAATTAATGAAGAAATCAGCAGTCTAGATCAACTAGACTGCTGAAAAATAATCTATATTTTAGAAAATTTGGACTGTTGAATATTACTTCCTTGATGGACAATGACTGTATAAGCACCAGATTCAAAATGACTCACATTTATTTGATCTGGTAAAGAGTGATAATAATATTGCTGAAACATATAGTTGCCATTTATATCAATTATAGTAATCATAATGGGTTTATCTGATTTTTGGTCGATGAAATTTGCTTTTATATGGATTAAATCTTTAGTTGGATTTGGACTAATAATCAAA harbors:
- the tmk gene encoding dTMP kinase, encoding MKNNLFLAFEGIDGSGKSTQVKLLADQLIKAGHKVYATFEPTDSPIGALIRSIFNHQLEADHRVIAGLFVADRLDHLLNKSNGILKKLEEGYTVITDRYYFSSYAYHGTHMDMDWVIQANSLSADLLRPDLNIYIDISPDLSMERLKKGRTSIELYETIENLRNVREKYLEAFEQLKFKEKIFMTDGNRSAESIAADIWSEISETQMSVHI